The window ATGGGACGGGCCACACTGTTTGCCACTAACCTGTTTGATTCCACCCAACCAACCATGATCACTGACAATGATGTCTATACCGCAGTGACGCAGCAGCCTCGTTTGGTTGGTGTATCTCTGCAACTGGACTTCTGACCGAAAGCGGTGCCTGTTTACGGGCACCGCTGTTTTGATGACCGGTGTTGCTGTTACTCAGCAGCCTATTCAGCGGATAAACCAATCAACATGACCGACATCCAACACATAGTACAACGAGAGGTGACGCTAATACTGCCTCAACAGGGGGCTGAGATCAGCGAGGATACCAACCTGTTTGATGCGGGCCTGCATTCACTGCTTGTGATGCGCCTAAGTGAACGCCTGAGTTCGCGGTGCGGAGTTCATATCGGCTATGCAGCGCTTGCTTCCCAACCGACGATACAGAGCTGGAT is drawn from Vibrio sp. CDRSL-10 TSBA and contains these coding sequences:
- a CDS encoding acyl carrier protein; the encoded protein is MTDIQHIVQREVTLILPQQGAEISEDTNLFDAGLHSLLVMRLSERLSSRCGVHIGYAALASQPTIQSWIQHIQHLSDQQ